A window of Xylanibacillus composti genomic DNA:
TAGCGAAAGCTCTTTTTGGCCCGATCATAAGCGGCTTTCGCCAAGGCCTCGCGGAGCTCCGGCTGCTGATGCAGCTTCACAATGGATGCGGCGATCTCCTCGGGCGATTCCGGATCGACCAGCAACCCCGTCTCCTCATGCAGCACCGCTTCGCCCACGCCGCCGGAATTGCCGGCGATCACGGCCTTGCGGCAGCTTGCCGCTTCGAGATAGACGATGCCGAAGCCCTCCACATCGCCCTTATCCTCCAACAGCCGGCTCGTCATAATGAACTGATCGCACAGGTTGTAGTATTTCTTGGCTGCATCGTTGCCTTCCACATAACCGGCGAAGATCACCCGGTCCTGCACGCCGCATTCGCGCGCCAGCTGCTCCAGCCGTCCCCGTTCCGGGCCGTCTCCCACGATCAGATAGACCAGGTTCGGTATATGCTTGGCAGCCTCGGGCAAGGAACGAATAACCATATCATGTCCCTTGCGCCGCACGAGCCGTCCAACGGTCATCAGCACGTATTTCCCTTCGAGGCCATGCTTCGCGACAAGCGCCGGATCTTTCGCCTCCGGAACATAGATATCCTCCACTCCCGGATAAATCAACTGGATACGGTGCGGGTCAACCCCGTACTTCTCCACTTCCTTACGGGTAAATTCGCTATTGGTCAAGATGCCGGTTGCCCTTCTCAGGATGATCTTCGTCAGGAAGCGCAGCCCGAAAATATGGCGGAACTCCATCATATCTTTGCCGTGCGTGGAGATGACGTACTCCTTGCCGAACAGCAAGTTGAACAGCCACCCGATAAAGCCGATCAGAATGTATCCATATACCGTGACCTCAATCTTCTCCCGGCGAATTGTGCGCCACGTGTACCAAAGCAAATTCAACCAGCTAGCCGGATTGACCTTCTCGTCCTTGAAGAACGGCCCCCGTATAATTTTATAGCTTTGCGGCACCGCGTCGAATGCCGCATCCCCTTCATACCGCGGCGCCAATACCGTCATGTCCAGTTTGGAGCTGCGGCACAAATGATAGTAGTAGCTCTGCATGCCGCCAATTCCCGGCGGAAACACACCGGTGACAAGCAGCACCTTCTTCTTTTTCACTGATGCCCCCACCTTCTTCTCAAGTGATACGCGCCGTTCACGATCAAGAAAAACAGCACTTCGCTGATCACATTCCATATCCGTGCAATGATTGAAATTTGCGTGGCCAACGCCGCATCCTTGACGACGAGACCGATCAAAAACACGATAATGCCTTCCCGTACCCCCAGCCCCCCAGGGAGCGGACTCATGAGCCCTATCAGCCATGCTGCCGCGAATGTGCCGGCTGCATAGAAGAAGCCGATATTATGGACGCCCATGCTGACAAGCAGCAGCCAGAACGCCCATCCCATAACCATATGACTGACGAGAAAGTAGAACAAATAAGTAAAAAAGCTTCTCCTCGTCAACGTCATCGGCACATGGCGAAATTTCTTGATAAACCGATGGACGCCTTTTTCCAGTATACCAGTTACCGGTTGATAATAGAAAAAAAACAGGGCCAAGCCGACAACGAACACCGCGAGCCAAGCAAAGCCGATCATCCCTGTCAGCTTTGCCAATATGACGGCGTAGACGGAAGCGGCCATCACCAGCAAAATGTTCTCGTACAGCAGCGTGACTAGCTGTGTTTGCAGTGGAATGCCTTCCCTGCTTGTATAGTATATGCGTCCAAGATAATTCCAAAACCCGCCCGGTATGTACTTGGCAAATTGCGAGTTGATATAGATCATCATGCCTTTGAACCACGGCATCGCCTTTCCGGAGTCATTCAGAATCTGCACCCAAATCCAGGCCTGCAGCATGAGAAAAGCGGTAAAGAGCAAAACCGAAACATAAAAATTTGTATTGGTATGTGTCAGGAAGTACAGCACTTCCGCAAATGGCAATTTGACGTGAACTAGCATAAAATAGAGCGCCGCAAATATCAGCAAGCTCTTGATCGAGATGATCGCTACTTTCTTCGTCATGCAATTCCTTCCTTCCTTTCTCTGTCATTATACATCTTGCTCCGAAAAAAAATAGTCTGAATTTGCATGAATAGCGCGTGCCACAATTATCCAGTGGTCATTTTTTTATAAATCCCTAAAAAATTTCGACTTCCGCTTGCCGATATAATTGATATAGTTAGGCATGCTACATATACAGACAGTCACCATGAGAGGAGTCAGAGACAATGCCTAAACCTACTGTAAACAAGAGAATTCAGGTGCTCAGCGCTATTTTTCGACCGGCAGTCATGATGATGGATCGGTTCAAGTACGCGCATAAGTTCATCCTTGTGTCCCTTGTATTTATGGTCCCGATTTGTTTGCTGTTTTATGTTTTTTTCGCTGAGAGAAACGCCTCGGTCCAACTGACCGAAAGAGAGAAGACCGGTGTCGCCTATTCCATGGCGCTCAACGATGTGCTGCTGCAAGTCCAAGAGCATAGATCCTTGGCCAGTGTCCAGCTGCTGGGCATGGGTTCCTTCGAGGATGCGGCTGCATCCAATCAAGAGGAACTGTCCGCAGCCATCCTTCGCGTTGATGAACTCTTCGCAGCTGACAGTCGATACCCGACTCTGAAAGAAGAGTGGCAGTCCCTTAAGGAAGAGTGGAACAGCATTAGTCAAACATATTCAAACTTGTCTCCTTCGGAAAGCAATGTGCTGCACTCCAATTGGACTGCCAGCTTGCTGGAATTCAACAGGCTGGTTGCAGACCAGACGAATCTCAATCTTGACCCCGAAATAGCCAGTTCCTATCTGGTAGAAGCGTTGACGAGCACGGTTCCGCGACTCGCTGAAGATGTCAGCCTCTCCCAATCCTTGGCGACCGGGCTCATTGTCAGCAAGGAGATGACCGCGAGCGATGATGAGAAATTGATCACGCATATCAATAGCATTACCGAAGGCATTCAGAACCTCCGCAGGGTCGAACAAGCCATTTATCGCGGAGAACCTGCTTTGGAAGCCGTGCTTAGTGAACCGATCACCGCATACATAGATATCTCGGAACGCCTGGCTGAATACGTGAAGATTGTTCGCTCCAACCATATTCTGGACATGGACCCGACGACAGTCCTTGAGATGGAACTGCAATCGACTGAGGCCAGACTGGCACTGAAAGGCGCGTTATCGCAAGAGTTGTATGCTATACTGGATCAACGCGTTACTGCAGACAAGGTAAGCGCCGGCCTCACGATCACCATGATTGCTGTAGTATTCCTAGTAGCCGCTTATCTGTTCGTCGGCTTTTACTTTGCTGTTCGCCATGCCGTGTCCAAGCTTCGTGACGCTTCGACCGCGATCGCCAGCGGCGATCTGACCGTGCAGGCCAATCTGAAGGGCAAGGACGAGCTGAGCGAGGTAGGAACAGCCTTCGACAGCATGGTCGAAAAGTGGAGAGCGATTATACGGGAAAACCAACAAATGGCCAGCGATTTGGCGGAGTCGTCGAAACAGCTGCTTACAGCCAGTCAGCAGGCTGCCCAATCCTCCGATCAGATCACCAACGAGATGGCGGAGGCCGCCAACATGGCCGAAACCCAGCTGTCCGGTGCTGAGCAAAGCACCCGCGCCATGCAGGAAATTGCGACCGGCATCAGCCGTATCGCCGAATCTTCCAGTTCTGTTGCCGAATCCTCCGCTGAAGCGACACAGCGGGCACAGGCAGGGAACGGCGCAATCGGAGAAGTATCCAGTCAAATGTCGAGCATCAGCGATACGATGGACAAGCTGGCAACTGTCGTGCAGGAAATGGGAGACAAATCAAGAAAAATCGAAGAAATTGTCGGCGTCATCTCTGAGATCTCTCAGCAAACGCAGCTTTTGTCGCTGAATGCCTCCATTGAGGCGGCCCGGGCCGGGGAACATGGACGCGGTTTCACCGTTGTCGCCGCCGAGGTCAAAAAGCTGGCCGAGCAATCCCGCTCGTCCACGTTCGAAATTGCCGATATTGTGCGGGATATTCTCATCACAGTCGACCACGCGGTCATGTCCATGAAGGACAGTGTGCAGGAAGTGGCCAAAGGCCGTCAGCTTGCCGGCGAAACAGGACAATCCTTCGCCAGCATTATGGCAGCGGTTGAGCATGTCAACATGCAGGTGCAGGAAATATCTGCAGCTGCCGAAGAAATATCAGCAGGTTCGGAGCAGGTTAGCGCTTCCTTAGACGAAATGCTGGACATCACCCGCAAGAATACCGACATTACGCAGAACGTGTCGGCTGCTGCCGAAGAGCAGCTGGCTTCGAACGAAGAGATTTCGGCTTCCTCCGAATCGCTTCAGTCGATGGCTGCCCGGCTCCAGAAAGAGATGAACCAATTCAAGGTTTGACCCGCGGCAGGTCGTTGTCATCGCTCCTTCCGCAAGCGGATGCTGAAGCGCCGCTTGCGGAAGGGCGATTTTTTTTGTCCCTGACCCCAATTCGAGTGCAAAAACGCGAAAAGGCTGTCCCAGAGAAAACGAAAGGGACAGCAGCTTGCTACGTCTATTCCAATCAACCAACCCGGCGGAGCGGGGAAAGATGGGCAGGATCAACTATCTCTGGTTCTTGCGCCGCTTCCTCTGATGCTTGGCTTCCTCGAATACTTGCTCCAGCCACAATTCGACCTGCTGGCAGAGAGATTGATGTTTGCGCTCGCAGCTTTCTCGAGTCTTGCCGGACACCCCGAAGTAAACTTTAAGCTTGGGCTCTGTTCCGGAAGGGCGCACGGCAACCCACGAACCGTCTTGCAGCACATACTTCATAACATCTGCACGCAGCATATGCAACGCTTCACTTCTCCCGTCTGCATAAGTGACAGTACTGCTCAAATAATCGTACACCTTGGCCGCGCCATTGTGCCTCCAATCAGGGACAGGCTGCTTGCGCAGCTGCCGCATAATTCGCTTCATGCGACTCGCGCCCTCCCGCCCTTTCCACACATAGGAAAACTGGCTTTCGCGGTGATAGCCGTGACGCGCATATAACTGCTCCAGCACTTCATCCAGCGTACGGCCCAGAGACTTGTGATACGCGGCCATCTCGCATACAAGCTGGCACGTCTGAATGCCGTCCCTGTCGCGGACGAAATCACCAGCCAAATAGCCGTGGCTTTCCTCGCAGCCGAAGAGGAAGGTTCGCGTCCCCTGCTGTTCGAAATCAGCTATCTTCTCTGCGATATACTTAAAACCGATCAGGGTTTCAACTGTTTCCACTCCATACTCGTCTGCAATGCGGCGGCCTAAGTCGGATGTCACAATGGACTTGATCCACGCGCCATTCTCCGGCAGGCTGTTGTGCCTATGCCTCTGCATCAGCACATAATCGAGAAGCAAGGCCCCCAATTGGTTGCCGGATAGCTGAAGGTAACTCCCGTTGTGCGTTCGTACAGCCACACCCGTTCGGTCAACATCGGGATCTGTACCCAAGATGAGGTCCGCATGGACTTGTTTGGCTGTGTCCGTCGCCAGCGACATAGCTTCCTCTTCCTCCGGGTTTGGTGCATCAACGGTCGGGAAGTAAGGGTCCGGCTTCTCTTGCGCTTCAACCTTGTACACATGCGTAAATCCGGCGCGTCCCAGCGCCTCCCTTACCGGAATGCCGCCGCAGCCATGCAGCGGTGTATACACGACGGACAGCACCTCTCCCATCCGCCTGGCTGACTCGGCATCCAAAACAAGCTCCTCAAGTCGGCGGTAGTAGCTCTCTTCCAGATCATCGCCAATGTATGTAAGGTAGCCTTTGCGCATGGCCTGCTGCAAGCGCATGGCCTCCACAAGCAGTTCGTCGTTCACTCTCTCCATGCTGCGCATCAGTGCTGCCGCAATTTTCGGCGTAATTTGTCCGCCATTCTCCCCGAATATCTTCAAGCCATTATATTCTGCCGGATTATGGCTGGCCGTAACCGCAACGCCGGCCGCGGCCTTCAATTCCCTTACCGCGAAGGATAGCATCGGCGTCGGACGCATCCGGTCAAACAAGTAAACGGGAATGCCGCCGCGCGCGAGCACGAGTGCCGTCTCCTCGGCAAAATGCGCGGAGAACATGCGATTATCGTAAGAAATGACGACTCCTTTTTTCATATACGCAAGCCCCTTGCGGCGTAAGTACAAGGCCAAGCCCATAGCCGCCCTGCGTATCGTATACGTATTGATGCGATTAATCCCCGCTCCGATTTCCCCCCGCAGCCCGCCGGTTCCGTATTCCAAATGTCTGTAAAAGCGGTCTTCCATTTCCTTCGGATCCTTGACTTGCTGCAGCTCATGCTTCCACGGCTCCATCAGGTCAAAGCGCATCCATCGCTCATAGCGCCCCCTGGCTATAGCGCTTGTTGCTTCATAACTTGCCTGCATACCAACCATCCTTTCCAGTCTCTCTTACACCAGCTGGTCGAATGAACTGTCAGATTTGGCGTTTTCCATGTACCTTCGATAGGTACGGACACCCAGCAAGTATGCATTCCCGGAAGCGGCTGCAAGCGAGCCATGATGAACAACATCCCGATCCCATGCCGGGGAAAGCGCTGACGTTGCACGACCTGTCGGGGCCCGTCTTTCCAGGATGCATTCTTCGCGTGCCGGGTTTCAAGCTCCATCGCATCATACTCCTGTTTTGCCGTCCGGCCAGAATCATGGGAGCGGCGCTCCTTCGCTGCCGCATAATCGGCAATATCCAGCATCGTGACTAGAGACAGCATTCTTTTTACGTCCAACGTCTTGCTCCCCCTTCGTACAATGGTAACCAGCTTCCGTCAAATGAGACTTCTAAACGCGGTGAATTTCCATACATGTCTTTCTCGACATCATTCGGTTGAAGTCGACTGTGATACATTCCGTATCACACGAGCCAAAAAAAAAATGTGCCTTGCTTATGCGGTACTGGGAACAGATCGAATAGATATCCGGACGTTCTCTGCTTCGCATTCCAGACACTTGCCCAGTTTGGTGTGTACCCGATAGAAGCCGGTACGGAAAATTCGGGACCCCGGATGGGGCTTTCTGATTTGTCCGCATCTGCAGCAATAAAAGTGTTCCATCCTCATCTCACTCCCTCTGTTCATATCCACACCGCTCGCGGCTTTGGTTGAACGCAATAGCGCGACTCCTAGTTGCGCGGTACTCTTATCGTAGTATATAATGACAAATATGCAGAAGAAATGTTCGGTCAAAGCAAACGAGCTTCGTTCATGCGGTCAAGTCCGTACCCAGTCAAGATTCATACGATTGACAATTTTCGCTTTTAATCGATACGAACCGTAACGACAACCTACTGTTACTGTATGATACAAGTCGTATCGTGTCAAGCGTTTTTTTCTTTCATGCAGAATTTTCCCTTCCCAGGAGGAGGTCTTCCTATGAACTATGGTCACCGTATTGCCCGGCTGAGGGGAGCCAGACATCTGACACAAGAAGAATTTGCCCGCAAGCTGGGAATTACCCGTGCCGCCTTGTCTCACTATGAAAACAATCGAAGAGAGCCGGATTACGAAACCATCGAAGCGATCGCCGAATATTTCCAGGTTTCTATTGATTATATTCTGGGACGTACGAATGATCCCCAAAGCAGGCTTGATTCCAACGTCCAATTGTTCCAGGACTCTTTGGAATTGGCTGACGAGCGCATTCTCGAGCAGTTTGACTTGACGATTGATGGCAGAAAGCTGACTGTGGAGGAAGCGAAACGTTTCATCGCCTTTATTCGGGCTGAACGATCAATGAACGATTAATGAGGTAGCAGCAAATTCATAAGGTTGCGATGATTAGTTCTGCGGGGTCTGTTTGCCATTCTTTTTTGTCGGGAGCCGTGTGTGGTTCATCTTGTTCGCTGTTGCAGTATTCTTGGATTCGATCGCCAGCCAATTCTTGGGCGATTCCCGGATCTGCATGTTTTGTCACGTATATATCAAACGCATCACGTTTTATGCCCATCTGCTGCATGATCTCATGGATGTCCACAATTATTTTTTGGTTTCCCACGACAATCATCCTCACCCATCCATTTGAATTCGTTTATATTTTTAGCATGTTTCCATTATATAGCCGATCCATTAAAAATCATGTCGAAATCCGTTGGTGTATTTTATATTCTTTTGTCGATGTCACAGCTCGCGGATAGCAAGGATTTGCGCCTGTCTGCGCCCATATTTTCAACCTTCTGATAATTTCTGCGCAGCTTCGGGACATGCAATCGGCTGTCCATCATACACCCCACAATTTGTTCTGTTGCGATCATGATGTTGAGCATGCCCTAACAAATGAAAAGCATGCTTCGGGCGGCCGGCTTTCGCCCATTGCCCTATTCACATATTCAGGATATGATACGTTATGTATCATGTCAAGGGATTTTTCACATAGTTCATACAATTTGTATCGGAAATGACGAAAAAGAACAGGCCCTGCATCTTGTGCCTGTTCCCAGTTGATTCATGCTCGTTCAATTCTGCTTCGCCCGTCTGCGCTTTTTGAGCGTAGTCTTCTTGATCCATCTGTATATGTGCGGCCGATAATGCGTAAAGATGGCCCGCAGCAGCCAATACCCTACCACAGTCAAGATTATGCTGTTCATCAGCGAGCCTACTATAAAATCCATACCTAAATCACTCAACGAAATGACTTGTTCGGCGGTTGTTGCGTAATCCTCGTCAGGGTCCGGCGTTCGGCTCCAATTATCCGTGATCAGCTTCCCTGACATATAGTTCAAGTAGAACAAAAATGGCCAAAGAAAAGACCCCACCGAGGCCGCTACGATTGCCGCTACCACATTCCCCTTAATCCAACGGGTCAGTGCAACGGATAGGACAGGCCCCACGCCGAATGTTGGAAACCAGCAAGGAAAAAAACCGACTACAAAGCCGAGCGCAATGCGATGCGCCCCCGCCTTGATCCGAAAAAGCCTTATCATGTTATATCTCATGGTGCGTAGTAAGCGCATGTTATATCGTCGGCTCCATTCCTTCAGACTCCTCTTACTCATCATACCATCCGTCTATCATCCGAAGCAAACGGATATTTGGCTCCTGATCCAGGATGAAACTTCGTGAGTCGGGGCAAGGATATAGGTACTGAAAAGCCTCTGTGCGTGCCCGGTAGATGATCCTGCTCCACGAAGCGGCGCTCGGATGACGAAGCAGCAACTACCAGTGTTGCAGCAAGGCAAACCGCAGAAAGGATGGTTCCGTGAACGGATTGGAGATTGTATGGGCGATTGTCGTCATTAATATCGTATATGTATCATTATTTACATTAAGAATCATTTGGGTTATGAAGTCGCAGCAGCTGCTCGCTTCTCTGCTGAGCATGATGTCTTGCGCGAGCAAGGCTGCGGCGTTACTAGCTGGCATGCCGACGGGCGTGACGGCGGGCGTATGGTCATGACGGTATTGGTCAAGCGCTCGAACGAGCGAAGGCTGACGAAGAAGATTCAGGAGCATTCGCCCAAGGCCTTCATTATCTCCTATAAGCCGCGCTATTTCCGAGGCGGATTGTTGGACAAAACGCATTTCACGCTAATACCCGTCACGCCTACCCTTCGGCTCCATTTGAAGCGTGCAGGCCAAATCGGGCGCATTCATGCGCCCCGCTCTCCCCTGCTCAAGGATGTCCGGCTACTGCACCTCCAATAGCTGCAGCACCGAGAAATAATGCAATACCGAGCCAGCCAACACGAACAGATGCCAGACGGCATGATGGTGAGGAAAGCTCCGCCATACATAAAAAATCGTTCCGACCGTATACAACACGCCTCCGACCACCAGCAGAAGCAGGGCCTCGTAAGGGACCGTCTCTTTCAGCGGCCCCCATGCGAACACAATCAGCCAGCCCATCGCAATATAGAACAGTGTAGACAAGAATAGAAACTTCTTGACAAAAAACACCTTGAAAACCGTTCCACCCACTGCTATGCCCCAAACGATGCCGAACAGGCTCCAGCCAAGAGGGCCCCGCAAAGCTACCAGCAGGAACGGGGTATACGTTCCGGCGATAAACAAGTAGATGGAAGCATGGTCAAACACTTCGAACAAATTTTTCACCTTGCCGTCCGGGAAGCTGTGCAGCAAGGTGGATGAGGTGTACAAGATCAGCATCGTGACGCCGAACAAGGTAAAGCTGACTACGTGCCACGCCGTTCCTTTCATACTCGCCAGTACAATAAGCATGACTAACCCGGCTGCGCTCAGCGCAATGCCCAAACCATGCGTGATGGCATTCACAAGCTCTTCGCGCCGGGAGTACGTATGCGTTTCTGCCATTGATTACTTGCCTCCTGCATGGACGCGCA
This region includes:
- a CDS encoding glycosyltransferase family 4 protein; amino-acid sequence: MKKKKVLLVTGVFPPGIGGMQSYYYHLCRSSKLDMTVLAPRYEGDAAFDAVPQSYKIIRGPFFKDEKVNPASWLNLLWYTWRTIRREKIEVTVYGYILIGFIGWLFNLLFGKEYVISTHGKDMMEFRHIFGLRFLTKIILRRATGILTNSEFTRKEVEKYGVDPHRIQLIYPGVEDIYVPEAKDPALVAKHGLEGKYVLMTVGRLVRRKGHDMVIRSLPEAAKHIPNLVYLIVGDGPERGRLEQLARECGVQDRVIFAGYVEGNDAAKKYYNLCDQFIMTSRLLEDKGDVEGFGIVYLEAASCRKAVIAGNSGGVGEAVLHEETGLLVDPESPEEIAASIVKLHQQPELREALAKAAYDRAKKSFRYKRLGEQFDTYLANVSRMSVMRAEDIAALKARLRL
- a CDS encoding lysylphosphatidylglycerol synthase transmembrane domain-containing protein, with protein sequence MTKKVAIISIKSLLIFAALYFMLVHVKLPFAEVLYFLTHTNTNFYVSVLLFTAFLMLQAWIWVQILNDSGKAMPWFKGMMIYINSQFAKYIPGGFWNYLGRIYYTSREGIPLQTQLVTLLYENILLVMAASVYAVILAKLTGMIGFAWLAVFVVGLALFFFYYQPVTGILEKGVHRFIKKFRHVPMTLTRRSFFTYLFYFLVSHMVMGWAFWLLLVSMGVHNIGFFYAAGTFAAAWLIGLMSPLPGGLGVREGIIVFLIGLVVKDAALATQISIIARIWNVISEVLFFLIVNGAYHLRRRWGHQ
- a CDS encoding helix-turn-helix domain-containing protein, whose amino-acid sequence is MNYGHRIARLRGARHLTQEEFARKLGITRAALSHYENNRREPDYETIEAIAEYFQVSIDYILGRTNDPQSRLDSNVQLFQDSLELADERILEQFDLTIDGRKLTVEEAKRFIAFIRAERSMND
- a CDS encoding methyl-accepting chemotaxis protein: MPKPTVNKRIQVLSAIFRPAVMMMDRFKYAHKFILVSLVFMVPICLLFYVFFAERNASVQLTEREKTGVAYSMALNDVLLQVQEHRSLASVQLLGMGSFEDAAASNQEELSAAILRVDELFAADSRYPTLKEEWQSLKEEWNSISQTYSNLSPSESNVLHSNWTASLLEFNRLVADQTNLNLDPEIASSYLVEALTSTVPRLAEDVSLSQSLATGLIVSKEMTASDDEKLITHINSITEGIQNLRRVEQAIYRGEPALEAVLSEPITAYIDISERLAEYVKIVRSNHILDMDPTTVLEMELQSTEARLALKGALSQELYAILDQRVTADKVSAGLTITMIAVVFLVAAYLFVGFYFAVRHAVSKLRDASTAIASGDLTVQANLKGKDELSEVGTAFDSMVEKWRAIIRENQQMASDLAESSKQLLTASQQAAQSSDQITNEMAEAANMAETQLSGAEQSTRAMQEIATGISRIAESSSSVAESSAEATQRAQAGNGAIGEVSSQMSSISDTMDKLATVVQEMGDKSRKIEEIVGVISEISQQTQLLSLNASIEAARAGEHGRGFTVVAAEVKKLAEQSRSSTFEIADIVRDILITVDHAVMSMKDSVQEVAKGRQLAGETGQSFASIMAAVEHVNMQVQEISAAAEEISAGSEQVSASLDEMLDITRKNTDITQNVSAAAEEQLASNEEISASSESLQSMAARLQKEMNQFKV
- the trhA gene encoding PAQR family membrane homeostasis protein TrhA, with the protein product MAETHTYSRREELVNAITHGLGIALSAAGLVMLIVLASMKGTAWHVVSFTLFGVTMLILYTSSTLLHSFPDGKVKNLFEVFDHASIYLFIAGTYTPFLLVALRGPLGWSLFGIVWGIAVGGTVFKVFFVKKFLFLSTLFYIAMGWLIVFAWGPLKETVPYEALLLLVVGGVLYTVGTIFYVWRSFPHHHAVWHLFVLAGSVLHYFSVLQLLEVQ
- a CDS encoding DUF2179 domain-containing protein; amino-acid sequence: MTVLVKRSNERRLTKKIQEHSPKAFIISYKPRYFRGGLLDKTHFTLIPVTPTLRLHLKRAGQIGRIHAPRSPLLKDVRLLHLQ
- a CDS encoding DUF2062 domain-containing protein; translated protein: MMSKRSLKEWSRRYNMRLLRTMRYNMIRLFRIKAGAHRIALGFVVGFFPCWFPTFGVGPVLSVALTRWIKGNVVAAIVAASVGSFLWPFLFYLNYMSGKLITDNWSRTPDPDEDYATTAEQVISLSDLGMDFIVGSLMNSIILTVVGYWLLRAIFTHYRPHIYRWIKKTTLKKRRRAKQN
- a CDS encoding phospho-sugar mutase, with amino-acid sequence MQASYEATSAIARGRYERWMRFDLMEPWKHELQQVKDPKEMEDRFYRHLEYGTGGLRGEIGAGINRINTYTIRRAAMGLALYLRRKGLAYMKKGVVISYDNRMFSAHFAEETALVLARGGIPVYLFDRMRPTPMLSFAVRELKAAAGVAVTASHNPAEYNGLKIFGENGGQITPKIAAALMRSMERVNDELLVEAMRLQQAMRKGYLTYIGDDLEESYYRRLEELVLDAESARRMGEVLSVVYTPLHGCGGIPVREALGRAGFTHVYKVEAQEKPDPYFPTVDAPNPEEEEAMSLATDTAKQVHADLILGTDPDVDRTGVAVRTHNGSYLQLSGNQLGALLLDYVLMQRHRHNSLPENGAWIKSIVTSDLGRRIADEYGVETVETLIGFKYIAEKIADFEQQGTRTFLFGCEESHGYLAGDFVRDRDGIQTCQLVCEMAAYHKSLGRTLDEVLEQLYARHGYHRESQFSYVWKGREGASRMKRIMRQLRKQPVPDWRHNGAAKVYDYLSSTVTYADGRSEALHMLRADVMKYVLQDGSWVAVRPSGTEPKLKVYFGVSGKTRESCERKHQSLCQQVELWLEQVFEEAKHQRKRRKNQR